In one Desulfomicrobium macestii genomic region, the following are encoded:
- the flgB gene encoding flagellar basal body rod protein FlgB: MKSLFPDHIDLTAKVMDFQLQRQNIVSTNLANINTPGYKARTLEFEKDLQAALGLSETGAVARTHPDHFPLAFAADSAEASVTKSLTPRVVQGVDNVDLDKEMAAMAKNNLLYNTLATVMQKSLSGLKQTIADGGK, encoded by the coding sequence ATGAAAAGCTTGTTTCCCGATCACATTGATCTGACGGCCAAGGTCATGGATTTTCAGCTGCAGCGTCAAAACATCGTCAGCACCAACCTGGCGAACATCAACACGCCCGGCTACAAGGCCCGCACCCTGGAGTTTGAAAAAGACCTCCAGGCCGCCCTCGGCCTTTCCGAGACCGGAGCCGTGGCCCGCACGCATCCCGACCACTTTCCTCTCGCCTTCGCCGCCGACTCGGCCGAGGCCAGCGTGACCAAATCCTTGACGCCGCGAGTAGTGCAGGGCGTGGACAACGTGGACCTGGACAAGGAGATGGCCGCCATGGCCAAGAACAACCTCCTTTACAACACGCTTGCGACGGTGATGCAGAAAAGCCTCTCCGGCCTGAAGCAAACCATCGCTGACGGAGGCAAATAA
- a CDS encoding tetratricopeptide repeat protein — MSSHLDYEINKELGECYLFMGELDKAESYYQKAASSNGVHPDPYLGLATIAVQRGDLNQALTMYQKADDIASSDKSIAGIALISAQQGQEDKAFELYQKALGLNPENIVALFGLVQVSHVLGRTAEAIAPLELHLEINPGKSEVRYALSGCLVSCGRKDEAKAHLHRLLELDPGNASANELLAQL; from the coding sequence ATGAGTTCGCATCTGGATTATGAAATCAACAAGGAACTTGGCGAATGTTATCTTTTCATGGGTGAATTGGACAAGGCCGAGAGTTATTACCAGAAAGCCGCAAGCAGCAACGGCGTCCACCCGGATCCGTATCTGGGCCTGGCGACCATTGCGGTGCAGCGCGGGGACCTGAATCAGGCCTTGACCATGTATCAAAAGGCCGACGATATCGCATCTTCGGACAAGTCCATTGCCGGGATAGCGCTCATCAGCGCCCAGCAGGGTCAGGAAGACAAGGCGTTCGAGCTGTATCAGAAGGCCCTCGGGCTCAATCCTGAAAACATCGTCGCTCTTTTCGGACTGGTTCAGGTTTCGCATGTGCTCGGGCGCACCGCAGAGGCCATCGCCCCCCTTGAGCTGCATCTGGAGATCAATCCGGGCAAGAGCGAAGTCCGCTATGCCTTGAGCGGTTGCCTTGTGTCCTGCGGCCGCAAGGACGAGGCCAAGGCGCATCTGCATCGGCTTTTGGAGTTGGACCCCGGCAACGCGTCGGCGAACGAACTTCTGGCCCAGCTTTAG
- a CDS encoding IMP cyclohydrolase, translating into MNMLPIRRAILSVTDKSGLDDFARFLQEQGVELVSTGGTRKKLVQAGLKVRSVSDVTGFPEILGGRVKTLHPHVHAGILADKDDSTHMQTLKDLRLSPFDLICVNLYNFAEAVRQTLEDKQAVEQIDIGGPTMLRASAKNFHSVAVIPDPSYYAECMQEMKSNGGSLSLDFRKRMAVATFALTSEYDRMITEYLSRS; encoded by the coding sequence ATGAACATGTTGCCGATTCGCCGGGCCATCCTGAGCGTCACAGATAAATCAGGCCTTGATGACTTTGCCCGTTTTCTGCAAGAGCAGGGAGTGGAGCTCGTTTCCACCGGGGGCACCCGCAAGAAGCTCGTCCAGGCGGGCCTCAAAGTCCGTTCCGTCAGCGACGTGACCGGTTTTCCGGAGATTCTGGGCGGCCGGGTCAAGACCCTGCACCCGCACGTGCACGCCGGAATCCTGGCCGACAAGGACGATTCCACCCATATGCAGACCCTGAAGGACCTGCGGCTGTCTCCCTTCGATCTGATCTGCGTCAATCTCTACAATTTTGCCGAAGCCGTGCGCCAGACCCTGGAAGACAAGCAGGCCGTGGAACAGATCGACATCGGCGGACCGACCATGCTGCGCGCCTCGGCCAAGAACTTTCATTCCGTGGCCGTCATTCCTGATCCGTCCTACTATGCCGAATGCATGCAGGAGATGAAGAGCAACGGCGGTTCCCTGTCCCTGGACTTCCGCAAGCGCATGGCCGTGGCGACCTTTGCCCTGACTTCGGAATACGACCGCATGATCACCGAGTACCTGAGCCGCTCCTGA